A genomic region of Arachis stenosperma cultivar V10309 chromosome 9, arast.V10309.gnm1.PFL2, whole genome shotgun sequence contains the following coding sequences:
- the LOC130949137 gene encoding uncharacterized protein LOC130949137 translates to MPSGVEYAVDLRQHRCDCGEFQVDRIPCRHVFACCANQRLDWQVYVHDVYKMDQVRRVYRARFRPLKNPATWPAYHGPRFVGNPFLRRIAKGRPKMTRFLNEMDIRMLRRPRRCKQCGAEGHSRSRCRQTIP, encoded by the coding sequence ATGCCTAGTGGGGTTGAGTATGCAGTTGACCTACGCCAACATCGGTGCGACTGTGGTGAATTCCAGGTTGACCGAATTCCGTGTCGACATGTGTTTGCTTGTTGTGCAAATCAGCGATTGGATTGGCAAGTGTACGTTCATGATGTATACAAGATGGACCAAGTTCGAAGAGTATACAGGGCTAGGTTTAGACCACTGAAAAATCCTGCAACGTGGCCTGCTTATCATGGACCTCGATTTGTTGGCAACCCGTTCCTCAGACGGATAGCCAAAGGTCGGCCTAAGATGACCCGCttcttgaatgagatggacaTTCGTATGTTGCGTCGTCCTAGGCGATGCAAGCAATGCGGTGCCGAAGGCCATAGTCGTAGTAGATGTCGTCAGACAATCCCTTAG
- the LOC130947298 gene encoding prefoldin subunit 6 encodes MSSLSSAVRDLQRELENKTNDLSKLQKDIAKNHQVRKKYTVQLGENELVLKELDLLNEDANVYKLIGPVLVKQDLAEANSNVRKRIEYITAELKRLDATVQDLEEKQNSKKDAILKLQQRIQSLQTSKAKA; translated from the exons ATGAGTTCGTTGAGCAGTGCGGTGCGAGATCTTCAACGCGAATTAGAGAACAAAACCAATGATCTCTCCAAGCTTCAAAAGG ATATTGCAAAGAATCACCAAGTTAGAAAGAAGTACACTGTCCAACTTGGAGAGAACGAATTGGTCCTTAAG GAATTGGATTTATTGAACGAAGATGCAAATGTTTACAAGCTGATTGGTCCAGTGCTGGTTAAGCAAGATTTGGCTGAGGCCAACTCTAATGTCCGCAAGAGAATCGAATACATCACTGCTGAATT GAAGCGTCTCGATGCAACTGTTCAAGATTTGGAAGAGAAGCAGAATAGCAAGAAAGATGCG ATACTAAAATTGCAACAGAGAATTCAGTCCCTTCAGACTTCGAAAGCCAAGGCATAA
- the LOC130951418 gene encoding uncharacterized protein LOC130951418, with product MGAENEEAPERELNTLPPSNGWKNRILIPTLLAGVAGAGTGLISKHRKSLGLANITASYAANFAIVTGCYCGAREFVTETRKTGPDDLWNSVVAGFGTGALLGRLQGGQLGAVRYSVIFAVVGTTIDYATLKAKDFLRDQTKIIHQDHENSQKNGKWFRLPEWSPIRILDEEALAKKRAQEEEFLAQRARIRSLREEES from the exons ATGGGCGCTGAAAATGAAGAAGCCCCTGAGAGAGAGCTCAACACTTTGCCTCCTTCTAATGGATGGAAAAACCGCATCTTAATCCCAACCCTTCTTGCAG GGGTTGCTGGTGCTGGAACTGGATTAATCTCGAAGCATCGGAAGAGTCTTGGTCTTGCAAATATTACTGCCAGCTATGCTGCTAATTTTGCCATCGTCACTGGTTGCTATTGCG GGGCACGAGAATTTGTGACAGAAACTAGAAAAACAGGACCTGATGATTTATGGAACTCTGTAGTTGCTGGATTTGGAACAGGTGCTCTTCTAGGGCGTCTGCAAG GCGGTCAACTTGGGGCGGTTCGATACTCTGTCATCTTCGCTGTTGTAGGGACAACAATAGATTATGCTACTCTCAAAGCGAAAGACTTTTTGAGAGATCAAACTAAAATAATACATCAGGATCATGAGAATTCACAGAAAAATGGAAAATGGTTTAGATTGCCAGAATGGTCCCCGATACGGATACTTGATGAGGAAGCACTTGCTAAAAAACGAGCTCAGGAAGAGGAGTTTCTTGCACAGAGGGCAAGGATTCGTAGTCTAAGGGAAGAAGAATCTTGA